AACATTACTAGTTTTAGTGAATGGACCTGTTAGAAGTAAAACGAAATCTATTTATAGAGAGTAGCATTTACCGGAAACCTACCGTTAAAAAGGATAGGGTATGTTAGTACCTGAAAAGAGTGATATATAGTCTTAATTTAAATTTGTATATAATAAGATTAATATAAATTAGGTGGCAACGCGAATAAATCTTCGTCCTAATATAGGATGAAGATTTTTATTTTTTTGCATAGCTACACTAACAATCTAAAAGGAGGTGGAATCTATGTTGTGAACTGATGAATATCACTGGTATATTATTTACAATTCTTATTTTTTAAAATTACTATTTGAAAGGGGTTCAAAAATTATGAATTTAAAAAAATTAATTATCAGTTCTTTATTGCTAGCTATAGGTTTAATATTACATCAGGTTTCACCTGCATTATTTTTAGGAATGAGACCAGATTTTCTACTAGCCATGATGTTTATAGCTCTTTATATTACTAAAGATTATAAATCCTCATTAATTATAGGCATTATTGCTGGATTTCTAACTGCTGCTACTACAACCTTTCCTGGTGGTCAAATTCCAAATATAGTGGACAAAATAGTTACTGCTCATGTATTATATGTATTTTTTAAAGTTGCAGAAAACAAATTAAATTGTCAAATAACTATGGCTGTTGCTAGTATCTTAGGAACGCTGGTAAGTGGATGTGTATTTTTAGGAAGTGCATTAGTATTATTTTCTCTTCCAGCACCGTTTTCCACATTGTTCTTAACTGTGGTTTTACCTGCTTGTGCTATAAACATTGCAGCAACACTTATACTATTTAAAGCCATAAAAAATGCCCTAAGGCGTTGTTCTGCAATTCAATAATTATATTTGATAATACAAAATGGAGCTGTCACATTAAGAAATTTACATGCAATATACCGTTTTGCAAGTTTAAACTTAACACAATATATCGCATTATTTATTCTTAGTGCCACAGCCCCATTTTTTAATTAACTACTAAATACATATTCAAATTTATAGGACTTTTCATCTTCTGAAACCTTTGTGAATCCTAAAGATATAAACAAATTTTTTGAGCGATCATTATATTTATAAATTTTCACTTTTGTCCTACTTAGTCCTATTTTCTTTCCTCTTTCTAAAAGCTTTTTTATTACTTTTTTCCCAATGCCAAATCCCCAATATTCTTCTCCTATAACTATAGGCATGTTTTCCTCAGATAAAGTAACATCTCCAATTGCCTTCCATTCTTCCTTTTCTAATATTTCTATTAAATATAATTCTCCGATACCACTTAAATACTTATACATGCAGTTAATTTGTTCTATATCATATACCTTATCTTTAACTCCCTCAGAATAGTACATTACCTTTTCGCTATGATACCATGGAAGAGCTAATTTATAATCTCCTTCTTGTAAAATTTTCAATCTTAAATTGTTTTTTATTTGTATAATATCTGGCTGAATAGTTTCTTTTAAATTCACATGCATTCACCTTTCTTAAATTGTAATAATTTGATGTGATTATATCTACATTCATAACACTCTTAAGCTATTGTAAATCCATTATCAGTCATATAAATTATCATAAAACTTCCACAATAAATCCTTATTCAAAACATTTTCAACGCTATAATAAATAGTTTCCTCTACATTTCCTTTTGCTATTACTTTATTGGGAAATACCTCTAAAATCAACCTATTATCATCAATATCTCCCTTATTCTTATTATTTATAAAAGAAATGTAAAAAACCCGTTGTTCCTTTAAATACTTCTCATCTTTTATTTGTGATTTACTTTTTGCTTTTGTGAAATTTATAGAACAAATATAATTCTTCAAATAATTTATCTTCTCTTTATCATATGTTATTTTTTCACCTAGAGTATTTTTTCTATCACTTTCTGGTGCAACTTTTTCCACTTCTATTTTATCTATATCATTAAAATTAAACTCTATATGATTACATAATTTATCAACTCTTCTATATACATTAAAATCATATATCTTAACCCCAACCATACATATAAAAAGAAATAAAAGCAAATATTCTGATATTTTATGAATTTTACTGGTTTTGTTTTTTTCTTCTGAGCTTAAAAATATTATAAAAAATATACAAAAGCCTACAAAAATTACATATCTAAAATTTCTTTCAAAAATTCCGTAATTATGAAGATTTTCATGTGAAAAATATAAAACAAAAATTAGCATTATTATTTTAACATACTTACTTACTTTTTCATGTAACATAGCCCCTCTTCTCCCCTCTATAAATTCTTAACCCAAGTATTGTATCATACTTGTACGTACAATAATCCACATAGTATATTCATACTTTTATGGTTTATTGCTCTTTTATAATATTGAACATTCCCTAAGCCTTTTTACCGACTCTTTAAGTGCCTTTACAGTCTTTGTCTCAATTAAAACACTTAAGTTATTTTCTTGTGCAAATTTAATTCTTTCTTTTATAGGGACATGACCATTAAATAATACTTGATGATCACTTACTCCATTGTAGTCATGTAAATGCATATGGCTAACTTTATATGGATGGTTTAAATATATATTTTTTATTTTATATCCCGCCATAGCATCATGTCCCACATCCCAAGTGAAATTCACTCCAGAAACATCACATAGCTCTAAAAAAGCTTCTTCTACAAATTTATGTACTTGCATATTTTCAACACATACCTTTATACCCAAAGGTTCTGCAATAGCAATTATTTTATTTAAAGAATCCTTAAGCTTGTCTATAAACAATTCATTATTTTTTTCATAAACAAACATCTTTTTATGTGGTAATGTAAAGTATATCCCTGAATTTAAATGAATATTAATTTTTTTAGCTCCAAATTCCGACGCCCACATGGCAATATATTCAAAAAGTCTAATGTTCGCTTCTCTTATTTCATCATAAAAACATCCAAAATCAATTTCTTCAGGAAAATGCAAAGTAAACTCCACATTATATTTTTCTTTTAATTTCATTAAATCTTCAGGACTATTATTTTTAGGCATGCAATAAGGCAAATTCATGTTTAATTCCACAAAATCTAATCCCAATTCATTACATAATATTGCATTATCCTCTATATTATCTTCTTCAATTAATGTAGGCATTCCAAATTTACAATTACAAGTCATTTGACTTCATTCCTTTCTTAGTAAGTAATGCGTTAACCTCTAATATATATTCTCCTGGAGTCCAATACTGTTTTTCTTTTTTAATGCTGCAAATTTTTTTTAAATGTTCTTCTTTAAAATTTTTATTTTTAATAAACCCTTTCATTATTCTTTCTGAAGGAAACACAAAAGCACATGCTAAATCTAAAGGTAGCCTTTTATGTGCAGCAAACATATGTAATCCATCTGGATAAACTTCATACATTGATAACAATTTCTCTCTATCAAAGTAAATCCTAACACCAGGCTTGTACCTTAATTCTGCATCACAATTAATTCTTCCATACTGCCTTGATGCCATCACTATTTCAGAAGCTACGCTATCACAAGCACATAAATTAATATATTCTAAATAATCCTCCGGTTCCTTTAATTGAAATCTAACTGTCTTAACTTTTTTCTTTCTTTTTATAAGTTCACTATAACTTAACAGTTTACCATCCTTTAATATTTCATAAAAACTTTCAATTGTTGTAGAATGGCATACATATTTTACATCATCTAATTTTATAATATATTTTTCCTTACCTTCACTTATACTAAATATGTTAGAATAGATTTTTTCTATTAATTCACTATGTCTACTCCATATAATCACTTTTCTTCTATGAACATTTTCATAATTTATAAAATTCTTTATCCTAAAATAATCTTCAGGAATTCCAACACACCATATTCCATAGGAACTTCTACCACTAAAAGTATCTTTATCCGTTATACACAATAAAGTTTCATACCCTAAATTTAATGCTTCTTTTTCAGCTTGCTCTTTATTTAAAGGGCATCTTCCATTGCTAAATATAGCTACCATGTCTATCATCCTTACAATGCCTCCCCCTCCATAATAAGCACCTCAATTTTTCCTTCCTTACCAAAGAAAATTGTACTTATTACTACTTGTATTTTACCACATATAACCATAATATTAAACATGTAGAGTAGATTAGAGGAAAGTTTCTTTAATCCCATT
The DNA window shown above is from Haloimpatiens massiliensis and carries:
- a CDS encoding tryptophan transporter, translated to MNLKKLIISSLLLAIGLILHQVSPALFLGMRPDFLLAMMFIALYITKDYKSSLIIGIIAGFLTAATTTFPGGQIPNIVDKIVTAHVLYVFFKVAENKLNCQITMAVASILGTLVSGCVFLGSALVLFSLPAPFSTLFLTVVLPACAINIAATLILFKAIKNALRRCSAIQ
- a CDS encoding GNAT family N-acetyltransferase, which translates into the protein MNLKETIQPDIIQIKNNLRLKILQEGDYKLALPWYHSEKVMYYSEGVKDKVYDIEQINCMYKYLSGIGELYLIEILEKEEWKAIGDVTLSEENMPIVIGEEYWGFGIGKKVIKKLLERGKKIGLSRTKVKIYKYNDRSKNLFISLGFTKVSEDEKSYKFEYVFSS
- a CDS encoding sugar phosphate isomerase/epimerase family protein yields the protein MTCNCKFGMPTLIEEDNIEDNAILCNELGLDFVELNMNLPYCMPKNNSPEDLMKLKEKYNVEFTLHFPEEIDFGCFYDEIREANIRLFEYIAMWASEFGAKKINIHLNSGIYFTLPHKKMFVYEKNNELFIDKLKDSLNKIIAIAEPLGIKVCVENMQVHKFVEEAFLELCDVSGVNFTWDVGHDAMAGYKIKNIYLNHPYKVSHMHLHDYNGVSDHQVLFNGHVPIKERIKFAQENNLSVLIETKTVKALKESVKRLRECSIL